In a single window of the Jaculus jaculus isolate mJacJac1 chromosome 9, mJacJac1.mat.Y.cur, whole genome shotgun sequence genome:
- the LOC101607339 gene encoding testis-expressed protein 19.2: MCPPVSVRYGKDGVSYLYESWLYQLLYGDQMRLCFSCFKAAYLVSKETMGLEDWQEEEWEPESMELPEEGPQGAEWPVLSPSWWQDLGHPEQSGLENTGPEPIALASAQSDGLAVSIQPVPTELGPHDAVPLDLGPEDADPKQTLPWKRDGLSSCPHWDVPGLYWLDNFKASPPASLPILLALSPTLPVDIVEADTWLMDLKFVCVLDQLGDLCYITPLCTSWVVRTPLQRWEMLIRPISGEVILARLQDPLEQQDLHRWRLSVLDITELGVELVTIDNALQKGGFAVHSYSPWRSGTPEVWSSGPRGPGERRHVLDLIPFPEQSISPHN; encoded by the coding sequence ATGTGTCCTCCAGTCAGTGTGCGCTATGGGAAGGATGGCGTGTCCTACCTCTATGAGTCCTGGCTGTACCAGCTTCTCTATGGAGACCAGATGAGGTTATGCTTTTCTTGTTTCAAGGCGGCCTACCTAGTCAGTAAAGAAACAATGGGACTGGAAGACTGGCAAGAGGAAGAGTGGGAACCCGAGTCCATGGAGCTCCCTGAGGAAGGACCTCAGGGGGCAGAGTGGCCAGTTCTGAGCCCTAGCTGGTGGCAGGACCTTGGGCACCCAGAGCAGTCGGGCTTAGAAAATACAGGCCCTGAGCCTATAGCACTAGCCTCTGCGCAGTCAGATGGCTTGGCAGTGAGCATTCAGCCTGTGCCCACTGAGCTAGGGCCTCATGATGCTGTGCCCCTGGACCTGGGCCCCGAAGATGCTGACCCTAAGCAGACCTTACCCTGGAAACGGGATGGGCTTTCTTCTTGCCCTCACTGGGATGTTCCTGGTCTCTACTGGTTGGACAATTTCAAGGCGAGCCCACCTGCATCTCTGCCCATATTGTTGGCACTGAGCCCTACCTTGCCTGTGGATATTGTGGAGGCTGACACCTGGCTGATGGACTTGAAGTTCGTCTGTGTGCTGGACCAGTTGGGAGACTTGTGCTACATCACTCCCTTGTGTACATCATGGGTGGTGAGGACCCCACTGCAGAGATGGGAGATGCTGATCAGGCCGATTTCTGGCGAGGTGATACTGGCAAGGCTCCAAGACCCACTTGAGCAGCAGGATCTACATCGCTGGAGGCTGAGTGTCCTGGACATCACAGAGCTGGGGGTGGAGCTGGTGACTATAGACAATGCCCTGCAGAAAGGAGGCTTCGCTGTGCACTCTTACTCACCCTGGCGCAGTGGGACCCCTGAAGTCTGGAGCAGTGGGCCCAGGGGCCCGGGAGAGAGACGACATGTTTTGGACCTCATACCCTTTCCAGAGCAGTCCATCAGTCCCCACAACTAA